A genomic segment from Vagococcus zengguangii encodes:
- a CDS encoding VOC family protein yields the protein MKHAVLMIYVENVKATQAFWTTYLGFTVEKTLDLGPSQSVVLNLEDNFRVQLFEKSFIEQVSPEVSLAMPSIAIYVDNLEDYHQEVARAGLFISDISEHAGQRSFNFQDNEGHYLAAIER from the coding sequence ATGAAACACGCTGTATTAATGATTTATGTCGAAAATGTTAAGGCCACGCAAGCTTTTTGGACTACTTATTTGGGGTTTACAGTTGAAAAAACATTAGATTTAGGCCCTAGTCAGTCAGTTGTACTGAATCTAGAAGATAATTTTCGAGTACAACTTTTTGAGAAGAGTTTTATTGAGCAAGTCTCACCAGAAGTCTCTCTAGCTATGCCGTCTATTGCGATTTATGTGGATAATCTAGAAGATTACCATCAAGAGGTTGCTAGAGCAGGTTTGTTTATCAGCGATATATCGGAACATGCTGGGCAACGCTCATTTAATTTTCAAGATAATGAAGGGCATTATTTAGCTGCTATCGAACGTTAA